In Geminicoccaceae bacterium, a single window of DNA contains:
- a CDS encoding UbiD family decarboxylase, which yields MQNFASLRDFMTFLEGRGQLVRVRKPVSPELEITEIHTRLLAEQGPAVLFEKVEGSGLPVLTNLFGTVERVAWGMGREPGELRAVGEMLAFFRQPQPPESFREAVEMVPLMKAALSMKPKTLGSGPCQEIVLQGDDIDLGILPIQSCWPGEPAPLITWPLVVTRGPGGTREDGFNLGIYRMQVLDRKRTLMRWLKHRGGAQHYRRWKMERPDPLPAAVVLGADPGTTLAAVTPVPDTMSEYQFAGLLRGKRVELVDCVSVPLKVPATAEIVLEGHVLLDRHGDEGPYGDHTGYYNSVESFPVFEISAITMRRDPIYLSTFTGRPPDEPSVLGEALNDVFLPLIQQQFPEIADFWLPPEGCSYRVAVVSIRKAYPGHAKRVMMGVWSYLRQFMYTKIVIVVDDDIDARSWIDVIWAMSTRFDASRDLVTIDSTPIDYLDFASPESGLGGKLGIDATNKWPPETTREWGQKIRMDQEIIDKVSRNWADYGLPGSGKSIW from the coding sequence TCGCGGCCAGCTGGTCCGGGTACGAAAGCCCGTGTCGCCAGAGCTGGAAATCACCGAGATCCACACCAGGCTTCTGGCCGAACAGGGACCTGCGGTCCTGTTCGAAAAGGTGGAGGGGTCCGGGCTGCCGGTCCTCACCAACCTCTTCGGTACGGTCGAGCGGGTCGCCTGGGGCATGGGCCGCGAGCCGGGGGAATTGCGTGCCGTAGGCGAGATGCTGGCCTTCTTTCGCCAGCCGCAACCACCGGAGAGCTTTCGCGAGGCCGTCGAAATGGTGCCGCTGATGAAGGCAGCCCTGTCGATGAAACCGAAAACGCTCGGCTCGGGCCCCTGCCAGGAAATCGTGCTGCAGGGAGATGACATTGATCTGGGCATCCTTCCGATCCAGTCCTGCTGGCCCGGCGAGCCGGCGCCGTTGATCACCTGGCCGCTGGTGGTCACCCGCGGCCCGGGCGGAACTCGCGAGGACGGCTTCAATCTCGGCATCTATCGCATGCAGGTACTGGACAGGAAGCGCACGCTCATGCGCTGGCTCAAGCATCGCGGCGGAGCGCAGCATTACCGTCGCTGGAAAATGGAACGCCCCGACCCGTTGCCGGCTGCCGTCGTCCTTGGAGCCGATCCGGGGACCACGCTTGCGGCCGTGACCCCCGTGCCCGACACGATGAGCGAGTACCAGTTTGCCGGCCTGTTGCGCGGGAAACGCGTGGAGCTGGTCGACTGTGTGAGCGTTCCCCTCAAGGTGCCCGCCACCGCCGAGATCGTGCTCGAAGGCCACGTGCTGCTCGACCGGCATGGCGATGAAGGTCCCTATGGTGATCACACGGGCTACTACAACAGTGTCGAATCCTTTCCCGTTTTCGAGATCAGCGCGATCACCATGCGCCGCGACCCGATCTACCTTTCCACCTTCACCGGACGGCCGCCCGACGAACCTTCGGTGCTTGGCGAAGCGCTCAACGACGTGTTCCTGCCACTCATCCAGCAGCAATTTCCGGAAATTGCCGATTTCTGGCTGCCGCCCGAGGGGTGCTCGTACAGGGTTGCCGTCGTTTCCATCCGCAAGGCCTATCCCGGGCATGCGAAACGGGTCATGATGGGCGTATGGTCCTACCTACGCCAGTTCATGTACACCAAGATTGTCATCGTGGTGGACGATGATATCGATGCGCGCAGCTGGATCGATGTCATCTGGGCAATGTCGACCCGGTTCGATGCCAGCCGGGACCTCGTGACCATCGATTCGACGCCGATCGACTATCTCGACTTTGCGTCACCGGAGTCGGGACTAGGCGGCAAGCTGGGGATCGACGCGACCAACAAGTGGCCGCCCGAGACGACGCGCGAGTGGGGACAGAAAATCCGCATGGATCAGGAGATCATCGACAAAGTGAGCAGGAACTGGGCGGACTACGGACTTCCCGGATCCGGAAAGTCCATCTGGTGA